The following are encoded in a window of Arctopsyche grandis isolate Sample6627 chromosome 4, ASM5162203v2, whole genome shotgun sequence genomic DNA:
- the LOC143910643 gene encoding vacuolar ATPase assembly protein VMA22, which translates to MCQVSSFIKYTNECITKMESRHDVCVALDKLLIDMLSLMEQKIQVQVNVENSTKNGSIHLAKARYIMGQSSVSSIQLPTENTPEFTALAKVQKDQVQNDSLKFDQYNLVDKDKDNENNPSSINPIKWFGVLVPQNLHRAQSMFGKVLEYIIESLNIEKQLQETCYQISKLKSLKEKLTPEE; encoded by the coding sequence ATGTGTCAAGTCAGTTCTTTCATCAAATATACGAACGAATGCATCACAAAAATGGAAAGCCGACACGACGTTTGTGTTGCTTTGGACAAATTGTTGATCGATATGCTAAGTTTAATGGAGCAGAAGATTCAGGTCCAAGTTAACGTCGAAAATTCCACAAAGAATGGCAGTATACATCTGGCAAAGGCCAGGTATATTATGGGACAAAGTAGCGTTTCCAGTATTCAACTTCCGACCGAGAACACGCCAGAATTTACAGCACTCGCAAAAGTGCAAAAGGATCAAGTGCAAAACGACTCGTTGAAGTTTGATCAGTACAATCTCGTAGATAAAGACAAGGACAATGAAAACAACCCATCGTCCATAAATCCCATCAAATGGTTCGGTGTATTGGTCCCCCAGAATTTACACCGAGCACAAAGTATGTTCGGAAAAGTATTAGAGTACATTATTGAATCCTTGAACATAGAAAAACAATTGCAAGAGACTTGCTACCAAATATCGAAGCTAAAatctttaaaagaaaaattaacccCCGaagaatga